TCGTCATCGTAAGCGTGAGGATGTTTTTAAGGACGGTGGGACTTAACCCCGTCGTGTAGGAATTGATGAGGAAGAAGAGGGGTTCATCGGATAAGATCTCCATACAGCTTAGAATGAATGGATAAAGATTCTCCTCCAACTTCCACATCTCTCCCTTGGGTCCCCTTCCATAGGAGGGAGGATCCATGATGATGGCGTCATATTTTCTCCCTCTCCTTATTTCCCGCTGTACGAATTTAAAGACATCGTCGACAATAAACCGGACCGGCTTTTCCTCAAGGCCGGATAAGCGGAGATTCTCTTTTGCCCACCCAACCATCCCTTTGGCTGCGTCCACATGAACGACCTCGGCTCCGGCGTAAGCGGCGGCCAAGGTAGCCCCTCCGGTATAGGCGAAGAGATTCAGCACATGGATCGGTCGATTCGCCTTTCTAATTTTTTCGATGATCCAGTCCCAGTTGGCCGCCTGCTCCGGGAAGAGACCGGTATGTTTAAAATTGGTGGGCCGAATGTAAAAACGCATCTCCCCATAGGAAATGGTCCAACGTTCGGGGAGCCGTTTGCGAAACTCCCAGTGGCCCCCTCCTGTTTCGCTTCGGATATAATGAGCATCCGCCTTCTTCCACTTATTCGTTTCTTGTTCTAATGGCCAGATGATCTGTGGATCAGGACGGCGCAGGAGGACATCCCCCCACCTCTCTAAACGTTCCCCTGATCCCGTGTCGATCAGTTCATAATCCTTCCATTGATCCGCAATAAAAAGCATCTTAATCCTCCACTCTTCCTAGCCCTCTTCTCAAACGGTTACCACTTTAGTATAACACGCTTTCCTTTCTCAACCACCCATTTTTTTATATATCGGACATTCACCGCTGCTGTGAGGACATGAAAAGCA
The DNA window shown above is from Thermicanus aegyptius DSM 12793 and carries:
- a CDS encoding class I SAM-dependent methyltransferase — translated: MLFIADQWKDYELIDTGSGERLERWGDVLLRRPDPQIIWPLEQETNKWKKADAHYIRSETGGGHWEFRKRLPERWTISYGEMRFYIRPTNFKHTGLFPEQAANWDWIIEKIRKANRPIHVLNLFAYTGGATLAAAYAGAEVVHVDAAKGMVGWAKENLRLSGLEEKPVRFIVDDVFKFVQREIRRGRKYDAIIMDPPSYGRGPKGEMWKLEENLYPFILSCMEILSDEPLFFLINSYTTGLSPTVLKNILTLTMTMRYGGKITSGEIGLPIQASRLVLPAGILARWEEEV